The segment atgaatatttcGATCTTGTTAAGGCATTCTGGATCATGCGAAAGTGATGTTATATATGAGCGATAGAAAAGTGATAGGATAGTGGTTGGGAAAATATTTCGTTTCTGAATCTTATTTTAGTAATTGCGGCTTCGTTGGGTATTGatgaatcaaaaaaaatatatcgaGATCAGGTATGTTGAAGGTAATTCATCtccattttattattgtttaacCAAGTAAAAAAGCATGTTAAATATCTCTAATTTGTAAACAATTGTAGGTTGTTGCATCTTCTAGGTTTATTTTTTCGGTGTATGAAGGTGGGATAAGATACATTATTTGTCTTAAGAGGAAAACTTGTTCATGGGTAGATTTCAACATGACAGAGTGTGGACATGGGTTTGTTTGCCTCTTATGATCAGAGTGTAGAGTTCTTCAGGGACAACCTTGGCATGGGCGAGGTTGCTACAGTAATAGGGGCCAGCAGTGTTTCTGGATTCTTTGTTGCTGCTTGCAATTTACCATTTGATTACGTGAAGACCCAGATTCAGAAATTGCAACTAGATGCTGAAGGAAAATTGTCCTACACTAGTTCTTTCGATTGTGCCATGAAGACTTTGAAGGCAGGAAGACCCTTCAAATTTTACGCTAGATTCCCAGTATATTGTGTTAGGATTGCCCCTCATGTTATGATGACTTGGATTTTCCTTAACCAAATTCAAAAGGTGGAAAAGAAAATCAGATTGTGAttgttgcaaaaaaaaaagttacatcCACTGAAGATGAGCTTTATTAGAAATAACATCTTCGCCTTGTTGTATTAGTACTGTTTTCGCTCTTTCTTTATCCTCACGCCATCAAAGGCTTTAAGATTTTTGTGGTGACACATTGACTTATCGGAAATTTAGGTTAAGACATTTGGTCTTTTCAATATTACTACCAATATAGTTTTGGAAAAACTACTTTATTCACACTGATGGGAAGATTCTTTTAGCTGAATAATCTATGTACTTCAAAAACCGTCTTGAAGTAGGTAGTATGGAGTTTCACCATTTTTGGTGTCatcttgaacttgatcttgttGCTGATAGAATATATGTcttcacttaacaagtaatggaccaggtccctttttacactaatgaataaaaccagaaagttaaatccagtaaaatcaacacgatgattttacgtggaaacctccttgcttaagggagtaaaaccaagacctgtctcacaggattttcaatcgttttcactaatcttcaaaagcaaaagtaaaacacgattacaacaaatgtgagaaaagtttttaatctcacgtttaagcaatagtctctattgcttaacaagcctaagtagaaaacaattTGCCCACTACGCTCTCCCACTTtgacaacctagacttttaacactacccactgattcctttatagattcaggaatagtttacagtttaagaacaagagaatgtattcctaaacaaATACACGAAAAGCTTGAGAGAATGctgttgttcttggaataattctgcctttGTTTACTTGCAACCTTTGCAAATGTTCTTGAAGAGTTTTatctcaagttgcaaaaactatgaaagatgtttaggaaagtgccttttatatggacaagtcactttccttaacttctttgccattggttggagaagtctcactttctgacgccatcgggaagtgtgcacctactttctgtaccgtctccagctggcagtcaactGGCTCGTTACAATGAGAGTCTGGTACCTCTACAAGGTCCCTTGGTTTGTTTCATCTTCATCACTCAAGTAAgaaacctggtacctttacaaggtccctacgtttgtcaaatcatcaaaactacaaataacattttccccctttttgatgatgacaaacaatgatCTCAGATCTTCTCCAACTTTGTTCCCCCTTGCTTATTCCCCCGCACTGTATCTTCCCCCTCACTGTATTCCCCTACATGAATAATCATTTAGCTACTTACAGTGTTACTTCCCCCTTTTGGtatcataaaaaagatatgcagTAAACCAATGATGTCAACAGAAATACTGAACAAGATCAAAGCTAATAAGCAATCAATCAGTAACGGAAAAGCATGCACAAAAGAAGATAATCAGAACAACAAAGGAATAAGTTAAccagcatgccatcataacattaatacattaaaatCAAACTGAATATCCATTAACAGAATGATAAGCCacacaaaaaaagaagacaCAGGGGATGATTGTTTAACAGGCTAGGAAGAGGGGGGAGGATGAGACAGGGACTGGATGACAAGAGTGAGTCGTGCATTGGCAACATCATTATCTTTGATAGCCTTTTCCTGCAAGGCAGTTGTCTTCGCCTTCAACTCAgcattctctctctctccaaaGCTTGTACCACTGAAGCACCAGGTCCCTCAGTCTGTGCAGTAAGCAGTTTTACTTTGAGTATAGCAATCTCTACCTCTTTACCACTCAACCGCACAGTGAGCTCCTCAACCTCGTGCTTAAGCTGATCCTGATCTTTGATAAGTTGAGCCATTTTTCTCTTTGGATATCCTCTTCCTTTAATGCACTCGCACTCAACCAAGGTACTCTCGGAGATAGTCTGCTTAACCGTCCCAACCTTTCCAACactgagaggaatttgaaaatgctTGAATGCCTCCGTGAGAAAGTATCCGCAACCCATTCCGTGAACACCTTTCCTCTCAATGACAGTTTTGTGGATATGCTCAAGCATTAGGCCAGGGAGGTTCAGGGCTTCGAAGCTACACAATATCTCCATCACAAACAAATCAACAGCAATTGCTACTGTCCTCTTTTAAGTGCGAGGAAGGAGAACTTTGTTGATGAACTCAAAGACCAACTGGTACTCACtcttcatgattttcttataaatccCAACAACCTTGGTTGTGGGTGTCTTAGAAATCACAGAAGCAAACTCAGAAGAGCAAGTTCTGCCCAGTACAGACCGGGTCCCCTCTCTAGGCACCCTGAGAATTTTGCTCAACACACCCTCATCTAAATATACAGCAATGTCATTTACCCGTGTGAGGATGCTCCCATCGTCCTTGAATTGAACATTATAGTAAAATTCGCGCACTTTTTCTTCATGGAGGATGGGGGATTTCCTGTCGAACAAGTGTAACCAAGATTGGATCTCTACCATATCGTGAAGAGAATCCATGCCATGAAGAGTTATGATTCCCATATCAAAAACTCTCCCTGCCAAGACGGCTTGGTTTCTCAGGCTGTCAACAACTTCCTGCATGTTGACACTTTCATCTCTCCTGGCTTGGGAACAAGGTCCGTGTGACCTCTTCCTTTTCCCCTCAGAACTCTTCTTTTTTGACTTAGTGTTTTCAACCTTCTTTGTGAcctttccctttttcttctctGACCTCTACTTCTTAGTTTTCTTTTGACAACTCAACAACATTAGTCTCAGgcattttgaaatttgataccttgaagGTTCTGGCACTTCTAACTGCAGCAGTAGAACGTGCATTGGACTTCAAGGCATCAGCCATCAACTTTTAAGCAGCAGACCTAGTGGTAGATCTTCTCCTAGGGGTCTCCTCTACAAccttttccttcccttttctaGATATCTCACCTTCTCTTCGCTTAACCTTCCATTTTAAAGGTTCCTCCTCACTTTCAGAGTCAAAGGAGGAGGAAGAAGGATACCTTTCTATATCAGgcattttatcaaaaatgggtTGAGTAGTTCTTACCTCTTCCCTCTGCCAAACTTCAGTTTGTCCGCCATTGCTTCTTCTCTCATCATAGTCAAGCTCTCAATCATCAACTCTTCACTTGCTGCCAATATATTGGACTCAGATGCCTTATGCTTAGGAAAATCTCCTTCAAAGAGATTGTCAGGCAACATATCTTGAAACGGACCAAGTCCGGTAGGCACACAAGAACTGTTTAGATCTATGGCATAGAAAGGGTTATCGGGTATGTCTTGTTGAGAACAGAAAGGGGGATTGGGTCTGGCCTGTACAGTTGCCGGAGAATAGAAAGCAAGAGGCTCAATTTCGCTAAGAGCATCTAGCATCTGTTTAGAGGAAGATGAAAGAGAAGACATGTTTTACACACAAAAGAAAAGTTTCGTTGAacagagaaaagaagaagaagaaataaattttgcatttttagcTTTTGCTAAAACCCTTCGTGAAACAAGAAGAATGTTAAAGGACAGATGTGGATTTCAAAAGAAGTAAATGGTGTTTTTTAAAAAGGCGTGAAAAGATGCCAGGTCCGTGATTGGATGTGTCGTTTGAGATAGAAACGATGGGACTAACGGTCAGAGTGACTGATGACTGACACGTGGCATTATCAACGGTCATATTTTTCAGTTtcaatttaatgtataaatgctaACCTGGACAGGCACCAGGTACCATAGCACAGTTAAATCTCATTCCTTAGTTGTTCTAGTTGCTTCCCTTGCTGAGCAGGTCCTTACTGAGAGTATACCTACAAAAGGTACAAAAAGGATCTTTGTTCAGATATTTAAATattcacacaaaggatacctgcactgcaattttagccatcaaGGGAGTTCAACTGTTGGAAGCTAAGAACATCACTTGGAGATCAACATGCACAACTTCAACcgatttctctcaaattgatccttgctgagagccttggtgaagatgtctgcaatttgctcctccgttggacaatatgtgagcacaatatttcccttctcaacattatgtctcaaaaagtgatgtctaacatcaatatgctttgttctcttatgatggactggattctttcccatACTAACAACACTATTATTGTCACACATAAGAGGAATTGCTTTGATGTGAATCCCAAAATCTTCCAAGTGTTGCCTGATCCACAGCAACTGAGAACAGCAGGCTGCAGCAGCTACATATTCAGCTTCAGCAGTTGAAAGAGCCACAGAGTTCTGCTTCTTGGTACCCCAAGAGATAATtgatgatccaaggaaatgagccattccagaggtactcttcctgtcaacttgataaccagcaaaatcagcatctgcaaaaccAACCAGATCAAAAGTGTCACCTGCTGGATAGaagagaaccaggtcccctgttttcttcaagtatctgaGAATGTGTTTTGCAGCCTTCAAgtgtgaatcacgaggacatgcttAAAACCTGACACACATTCCAACACTTTACACAATATCAGGGCTGCTAGCTGTCAGATATAACAAGTATCCAATGATTCCCCTGTACATTGTTTGATTCACAAGAGGATCAGTTTCCTCTACTACCAgcttggaatttgttcccataggagtatcaataggtttagaatcaaacatattgaatttcttcagcagctcCTTAATGTACTTCTCCTGACAAATTGAAATCCCATTTGACGACTGCTTGATCTGCAGACCCAGGAAGAATGTCAAttcacccatcatgctcatttcaaattcctttcccattaatgatgagaattcttcacacaAATGTTCTGAAGTAGgtccaaaaattatgtcatccacataaacttgaatAATAAGCAATTgttgttctctttttaataagaacaaagtattgtctatcttgcctcttttaaaaccattcttcagcagaaactttgacagcctttcataccatgctctaGGAGCCTGCTTCAGACCATACAGTGCCTTATTCAATCTGAACACATGATCTGGTAGATTTGCATAAAGTAGCCATAGCGTTGATTGCTCTCCTTGTTCTATCGTATGGGCGAATTATCTTAACGAAAGCCTTCTTTGGTTTGGCGGGAAGATAATGGCATAAAAGAAGCATTCCACTTTTGGAAAGAGAAGAGTCAGTCTGCTTCGCACCTCTGTCTTGCATCTTCAAAACCAGGAGGTTGTTTGACAAATACCTCCTCCTTGAGATCTCCGTTCAGAAATGCACTCTTCATATCAATTTGATATAGCTTGAAGCCCATGAATGCAAAAAAagctattaaaattctaatagcctccattctggcaacaggtgcaaaggtctcatcatagtctattccctcttcttgattgtatccttgTACCACCAACctggatttatttctagtaatcacTCTATTTTCATCAAGCTTTTTTCTAAAAACCCATCTGGTTCCTATTATTGTTCTCCCTTCAGGTCAaggaaccaggtaccataccttgcttctttcaaactggtgaagttcttcttgcatagagttgatccaatctgcatcacccaatgcttctttcacattcttgggctcaatagatgatatgaATGTTGAGAATACAACtagatttcttatttttgatctAGTATGAATTCCAGAATTCAAAAGGGAAATAagattatcaagaggatgtgatgaactatgcttCTATCTTGATCTTGGAGCAGATTGGTTGAGTTGATCAGcaccttcttcttcatcaagagaGACATCATTTTCTGGGGATTTGATGTACTCTGGCTGGAATTCTGAGAAGTACCAGGTACCTCATTGCCCTTTTCAACCTCATCAGCCTCTTCAGGTAAAATATGATTCTGATCATCATAGTCATTTTTCAGTTGTTGTTCTGCATCAGCTTCACTCCCTTCAATTTTCTTCGAATTGAACAGTTTCATAACATCTTCTTCGTCATCTGATCTATTTTTCTTCAAGCttccatcttcatcaaatacaacatgaatgctttcttcaatgcattgaGTTCATTTATTGAATATTCTGTAAGCCTTGctggatgaagaatatccaacaaacactCCTTCATCGCTCCTAGGATCAAATTTGTCCAGATCATCCTTTCCATTATTCAGCACAAAACACCTGCATCCAAATGCTCTTAGATAGCTCAGAATAGGCTTTATGTTGTTGAGCAGCTCATAGGGGGTCTTATTCAAAACAGCTCTTATCAGACACCTGTTGGTAACATGACATGCTGTGTTAACAGCTTCAGCCtagaaattttgaggaagatttgattcaataatcatagttctggcaatgttcaccaaggttctgtttttcctttcagctactccattttgttgaggagttcttggagcagaAAAATTATGACTCGTACCATTCCCCATGCAGAATTGATCCAGTTTTGAGTTCTCAAACTCAGTACCATGATCAGATCGAATGCTACAAATGacttgattcaatttggtttgaatcattttgaaaaaagcCACCAACTCTTCAGCTGTGTCTGCCTTTGATTTCAAGAATCTTGTGCAAGTGTATCTCGAGTAgtcatcaacaatcaccaaaatgTACTTCTTGCCATTTCTGCTTTGAACCTTCAAAGGTCCACACAAGTCCATGTGAAGCAACTCTAGTGTTCTTGATGAAGTTACCTGCTTTTTAGGCTTAAAGGATGAtctgatttgttttcctttaacaTAGGCTTCACagattttattttcagcaaacttcaGCTTTGGTAGACCTCGCACCAGGTCCTTATAAATCAGTTTGTTCAATAAAGATGAGCTCACATGCCCCAGCCTACGATGCCAAAGATCAGTATTCTCATTCTGAGCACTAAGACATGTTAGGTCATCTCCATGAGAAGTTTCTAAGTTggccacatacatatttttacttctgtgtGCAGTGAGAATTACCTTAATTGTAGTTAGACTCACCACAGTGCACTTCTTAGAAGTATACTTGACTTCATTTCCTTTGTCACAGATTTGAGACACACTCAACAACCTGTACTTCAATCCATCCACATGATacacattgtcaattgaatcttcaagaCATCTTCCAactttgccaactcccaaaatgtaccccttctttccgtcaccaaaagagacacctcctccttgaagtgtcttgagtgagaggatGTTTTTTACATTACCAGTCATATGCTTAGAGCATCCACTGTCCATATACCAGCACTGACTGTTGCTTctctcactcacctgcaccaataatcacttgtttagcttgggaacccatttcaatttgagttcccAGAAGCCAGACAAAGGAGTGATTAGATTGTATTTAGTCCAATAGGGTAGATTTTGAAGCTTTCTAACAAAGGACATTGGAGCAGTAAcagattttttctttaaaaatttgtgAGTTGAAACATGCTTTGGAGGAACAGGTCTCTCTTCTGATAAATTTTGTGTTCGAGCATAATTAGAGAGTCTTTCATAGGAATTCCTCCAGCTAGCACACTCTCCCTTTAAATGCCCATTCTTCCCACAATGAAGACATAACAGATTGTcagacacaaacacatacttactgTGAGGATTATAAGGAGGAGTGATGTTCAATCTTCCTAGtcttttcttattgaaattactctgatttgttgcatttgacagtaactttgaggattttgtccacttaagggatttttcaagttcttccttaagtttgacaatatcctgttctaatttgttactcttttcaGCCTGTAAACCATTTGACATTCCATTTGGCTTTTCAGTTTCTTCAGTTATCTTATTTAACTGGTTCTTAAGTTCAGAATTATCAGACTCTAGAGACACCATTcttgacattttctcttcaagtttaactttgttttca is part of the Solanum lycopersicum chromosome 1, SLM_r2.1 genome and harbors:
- the LOC101263931 gene encoding mitochondrial dicarboxylate/tricarboxylate transporter DTC-like translates to MGLFASYDQSVEFFRDNLGMGEVATVIGASSVSGFFVAACNLPFDYVKTQIQKLQLDAEGKLSYTSSFDCAMKTLKAGRPFKFYARFPVYCVRIAPHVMMTWIFLNQIQKVEKKIRL